In Bacteroidales bacterium, one DNA window encodes the following:
- a CDS encoding VOC family protein, which yields MKNRRILHRKYISGIQQIGIGVSNFGEAWKWYIPNFGMDIRMFEEKAIAEYMLPHTDGKPWERHAGLAMNIMGGGGFEIWQHTQRTPLAPAFELQLGDLGIIAGKIKSTNVPAAYKHLKDANRLSEIVKDPTGRKTFFLKDPFNNIWQVVEEPSIFKNLRKPTGGSFGVTIGTTNPEKAMELYSDILGYNVVAFDEEGSFDDLRGLPGGTGRFRRILLQHSENRKGPFSRLFGPTEIELLQALDRTPEKIYKDRIWGDLGFIHICFDILNMKVLKEECSENGFPFTVDSDIHPSGKPFDMGEAAGHFAYVEDPDGTLIEFVETHKIPITKRFGWYINLWKRKDVTKPLPNWILRKVRYMKAKPHKM from the coding sequence ATGAAAAACAGAAGAATTCTACACAGAAAATACATCTCCGGCATCCAGCAGATAGGCATTGGCGTGAGTAATTTTGGCGAGGCCTGGAAATGGTATATTCCCAACTTTGGGATGGATATCCGCATGTTTGAAGAAAAAGCCATTGCCGAGTATATGCTGCCCCATACCGACGGAAAACCCTGGGAGCGGCATGCCGGACTGGCCATGAATATCATGGGGGGCGGCGGTTTCGAGATCTGGCAGCACACCCAGCGGACCCCCCTGGCCCCCGCCTTCGAGCTGCAGCTGGGCGACCTGGGGATCATTGCCGGGAAGATCAAATCGACCAATGTGCCCGCAGCCTACAAGCACCTGAAAGATGCCAACCGCCTCAGCGAAATCGTGAAGGACCCCACCGGGCGTAAGACCTTCTTTTTAAAAGACCCCTTCAACAATATCTGGCAGGTGGTGGAGGAGCCCTCCATCTTTAAGAATCTGCGCAAGCCCACGGGCGGATCCTTCGGGGTGACCATTGGTACCACAAATCCCGAAAAGGCCATGGAGCTCTACAGCGATATCCTGGGATATAATGTGGTGGCCTTCGATGAAGAGGGCAGCTTTGACGATCTCAGGGGCCTTCCGGGGGGGACGGGCAGGTTCCGCAGGATCCTTCTGCAGCACAGCGAAAACCGGAAAGGACCCTTCTCCAGGCTGTTCGGTCCCACCGAGATCGAACTGCTTCAGGCCCTGGACCGCACCCCTGAGAAAATCTACAAGGACCGCATCTGGGGCGACCTGGGCTTTATTCATATCTGTTTCGATATCCTCAATATGAAAGTGCTCAAGGAGGAGTGCAGCGAAAATGGCTTCCCCTTTACCGTGGATTCGGACATCCATCCCAGTGGCAAACCCTTCGATATGGGCGAGGCCGCCGGCCATTTTGCCTACGTGGAGGACCCCGACGGGACCCTGATCGAGTTTGTGGAAACCCACAAAATACCGATTACCAAACGCTTTGGCTGGTACATCAATCTCTGGAAACGCAAGGATGTGACCAAACCTCTGCCCAACTGGATCCTGCGAAAGGTCCGGTACATGAAGGCCAAGCCGCATAAGATGTAA
- a CDS encoding chloride channel protein: MKISTVRRRLLRIVRQIRHRQLMLALSVLIGLLSGTAAALLKNLTHFVELKSRSWLLGDHSTEPGFLLPLGGILLTMLFVRYLLKQDIGHGISKILFAISKRKGHLKAHNTWSSMVASSLTVGLGGSVGLEAPIVLTGSSIGSSIGHLLRLNYKSVVLLVGCGAAGAIAGIFKAPIAALIFSFEVLMLDLTTWSMVPLLLASVTAAIVSYFLLGEQVVFAFTISEPFAIQNLPFYILLGVFTGLVSLYFTRMNNLVEHTMGKIRHGLLRTLTGGFLVSVLIFLLPQLFGEGYITLRSLLTGHSTTLFDGTLFEGIIGNNSYYIIIFFLLLIFFKVIAMALTTGSGGVGGIFAPALFVGGMSGATLAKAVNLFTPVSISENNFSLVGMAGVMAGVMHAPLTAIFLIAEITGGYTLFIPLIVTATISYVTILAFEKQSVYTMRLAQRGELMTHHKDKAVLSILSVDEVLEKDFKKVKAGENLGGLVRAISKSKRNIFPVVNDEQELVGVISLDDVRDIIFNTELYDKVEIAEIMQIPPAVIDRKEKMEKVLEIFEETGAWNLPVTDQGKYLGFISRSKIFSSYRKLLQEFSDD, encoded by the coding sequence ATGAAGATTTCAACCGTACGAAGACGCTTACTTAGAATTGTCAGGCAGATCAGGCACCGGCAGCTGATGCTGGCCCTGAGTGTGCTCATCGGGCTGCTGTCGGGAACCGCCGCCGCACTTCTGAAGAACCTCACCCACTTTGTGGAACTGAAATCCAGGTCGTGGCTGCTGGGCGACCATTCCACGGAACCCGGCTTCCTCCTGCCCCTGGGAGGGATCCTGCTTACCATGCTTTTTGTGAGATACCTGCTCAAACAGGATATCGGTCACGGCATCAGCAAGATCCTCTTTGCCATCTCCAAACGGAAAGGGCACCTGAAGGCCCACAACACCTGGAGTTCCATGGTGGCCAGTTCGCTCACCGTGGGACTGGGCGGATCGGTGGGACTGGAGGCCCCCATCGTGCTTACCGGCTCGTCCATCGGATCCAGCATCGGTCACCTCCTCCGGCTCAACTACAAATCGGTGGTGCTGCTGGTGGGCTGCGGCGCAGCCGGGGCCATTGCAGGGATCTTCAAGGCCCCCATTGCAGCGCTGATCTTCTCTTTCGAAGTACTGATGCTGGACCTGACCACCTGGTCGATGGTACCGCTGCTGCTCGCGTCGGTCACCGCGGCCATCGTCTCCTACTTCCTGCTGGGCGAGCAGGTGGTTTTTGCCTTCACCATCAGTGAGCCCTTTGCCATACAAAACCTCCCCTTCTACATCCTGCTGGGAGTGTTTACCGGGCTGGTCTCGCTCTACTTTACCCGGATGAACAACCTGGTGGAGCATACCATGGGAAAAATCAGGCACGGACTGCTTCGCACCCTCACCGGGGGCTTTCTGGTCTCGGTGCTGATCTTCCTGCTGCCCCAGCTCTTCGGGGAAGGCTACATCACCCTGCGCTCCCTGCTGACGGGACATTCCACCACACTCTTTGACGGTACCCTTTTTGAAGGGATTATCGGGAACAACAGCTATTACATCATTATCTTCTTCCTGCTGCTGATCTTCTTCAAGGTGATTGCCATGGCCCTGACCACCGGCAGCGGCGGAGTGGGAGGCATCTTCGCCCCTGCCCTCTTTGTGGGAGGCATGAGCGGGGCCACCCTGGCCAAAGCGGTCAATTTGTTTACACCCGTAAGCATTTCCGAGAACAACTTCTCCCTGGTGGGAATGGCCGGAGTGATGGCCGGAGTGATGCATGCCCCCCTGACCGCCATCTTCCTGATCGCGGAGATCACCGGGGGGTATACCCTGTTTATCCCCCTGATCGTGACGGCCACCATTTCCTACGTGACCATCCTGGCCTTCGAGAAACAGTCGGTTTACACCATGCGCCTGGCCCAGCGGGGCGAGCTGATGACCCATCACAAGGACAAGGCCGTTCTGAGCATTTTGTCGGTGGATGAGGTGCTGGAAAAGGACTTTAAAAAGGTGAAGGCCGGGGAGAACCTGGGTGGGCTGGTCAGGGCGATCTCCAAATCAAAGCGAAACATCTTCCCGGTAGTCAACGACGAGCAGGAGCTGGTGGGGGTCATCAGCCTGGATGACGTGCGGGATATCATCTTCAATACCGAACTTTACGACAAGGTGGAGATCGCCGAGATCATGCAGATCCCGCCGGCTGTCATCGACCGGAAAGAAAAAATGGAAAAGGTGCTGGAGATCTTCGAGGAGACCGGCGCCTGGAACCTGCCGGTCACCGACCAGGGCAAATACCTGGGCTTTATCTCCCGCTCCAAGATCTTCTCCTCCTACCGCAAACTGCTGCAGGAGTTCTCGGACGACTGA